Part of the Caulobacter sp. SL161 genome is shown below.
AGATTCTCGATCTTGCCCCAAGCCGCGCCCGGCGGATCAATGTCGCCAAGCGCAAGTCGCGCCATACTTTGCCGCAGGACGACATCAATCAGCTGCTCGTGGCCCTGGCGCTTGAAGGCTTGAATGTCGTGCGCCTGAAGGGCGGGGATCCGTTCCTGTTCGGCCGCGGCGGCGAAGAGTTGGCCGCCTGCCGGGAGGCCGGCGTCGACTGCCACGTGGTGCCGGGCGTCACCGCCGCCCTGGCGGCCAGCGCCGGCGCCGGGGCGCCGCTGACCCAGAGGGGCTCGGCTCAGGCGGTGACCTTCGTCACGGGTCATGCGGCGCACGGAGAGCCTGACCTCGACTGGGTCGCGCTGGCGCGCCCGAACCAGACGGTCGTCGTCTATATGGGCGTCTCGACCGCCGCCTTGATCGCCGAGCGCCTTACGGCGGCCGGTCGTGCGGCGTCGACGCCGGCCCTGATCGTCGAGAATGCGAGCCGCCAGGACGAGCGTCGGATCCTGACGACCCTGTCCGGACTGGCCGAGGCCGCCGCCTCCGTGCGCGGACCTGCCCTTCTGATGGTGGGCGAGGCCATGGCGATGGCGGATGTTCAATCTCCTCCCCCGTTGACGGGGGAGGGGGACCGCGAAGCGGTGGAGGGGGGGCTCGCCGCAAAGCGCGCCCCCTCCGTCAGCTCGCCCGTGGGCGAGCTGACACCTCCCCCGCTTCGCTGGGGAGGAGAGTTCAAATGAAAGCCGTAGTCGCCAATCGCCTGATCGACGGCGAGGTCGTGTTCTGGAAATCCGGGCAGTGGGTGGAGCGCTTCGGCGACGCCGAGCTGTTCGACTCCGAGGCGCCGGTCGAGCAGGCCGTCGCGGTCGGCAAGTCGCAGCCGACCGTCGTGGTCGACGTCTATCCGATCGACCTTGTGCAGTCCGAGGGGCGCTGGGCGCCGCTCAGCTATCGCGAACGCATCCGGGCGCTGGGCCCGACCAACGAACCCACGCACGGCAAGCAGGCCGAGGGCGGCGACGTCGTCGAGGCGCTGCGTCACGCCGCCGGCGCGGCGCGGTCGACCGGTCGCGTCGATCTGATCCGCAGGAAGTAGGGCGGCATGTACCAGTACGATCTCATCGACAAGGAATTCCTGGCCGACCGCTCGGCCGAGTTCCGAGGGCAGGTCGCCCGCCGTCTGTCCGGCGAGCTGACCGAGGACCAGTTCAAACCGCTGCGGCTGATGAACGGCCTTTATCTGCAGCTGCACGCCTACATGCTGCGGGTCGCGATCCCCTACGGTTCGCTGAACCCGACCCAGGCCCGCCGTCTTGCCGAGATCGCCCGCGACTACGACAAGGGCTATGGCCACTTCACCACGCGCCAGAACATCCAGTTCAACTGGATCAAGCTAAAGGACGCGCCGGAGATCCTGGACAAGCTGGCGGAGGTGGATCTCCACGCCATCCAGACCAGCGGCAACTGCATCCGCAACACCACGTCCGACCCCTATGCCGGCGCGACGGCCGAGGAGGTCGATGACCCGCGCGTCTGGTGCGAGGTGATCCGCCAGTGGTCGACCCTGCACCCGGAATTCTCGTTCCTGCCGCGCAAGTTCAAGATCGCCATCACCGCTTCGGCCAAGGACCGCACGGCGGCCAAGGTCCACGATATCGGCCTTCTGCTGCGCCAGGGCCGCGACGGGCAACTGGGCTTCGAGGTGATCGTCGGCGGCGGCCAGGGGCGCACGCCCTATGTCGGCCCGACCATCAAGGAGTTTCTGCCGACCGACCGGCTGCTGAGCTATCTGGAAGCGATCCTGCGCGTCTACAATCGCCACGGCCGCCGCGACAATATCTACAAGGCCCGGATCAAGATCCTGGTCGCCGCTCTCGGGGCCGAAGAGTTCGCCCGCCAGGTCGAGGAGGAGTGGAGCAAGATCGACGCCGCGCGCGCCGACCTGCCGGCCTCCGAGCTGGCGCGTATCCGCGCCGCCTTCGCCACGACCCCGTTCGAGACGCTGCCGGCGCGTTCAGAAGCGTTCGAGACAGCCAAGGCCAAGGACGCGGCCTTCGCGCGTTTTGTCCGCAACAACGTCCGCCCTCACAAGCAGCCGGGCTATGCGATCGTTGAGATCTCGCTGAAGGCGCAGGAGCAGACGCCGGGCGACGCCTCGGCCGACCAACTGGACGTCGTCGCCGATCTGGCCGAGCGCTACGGCTTCTCGGACCTGCGCGTGACCCACGCCCAAAACCTCGTTCTGCCGCACATCAAGCTGGACGATCTGCCGACCGTGTTCGCGGCGTTGCAGGCGGCGAGCCTGGCGACGCCGAACATCGACCTGGTCAGCGACATCATCGCCTGCCCCGGCCTGGACTACTGCGCCCTGGCCAACGCCCGAGCGATCCCGATCGCCCAGGACATCGCCCGTCAGTTCGCGGACCTGGATCGCGCCGAAAAGGTCGGTGAGCTGAAAATCAAGATCAGCGGCTGCATCAACGCCTGCGGTCACCACCACGTGGCCCACATCGGCGTTCTGGGCGTCGATAAGAAGGGCGAGGAATTCTACCAGCTGTCGCTGGGCGGCTCGGGCGCCGAAGACGCCTCGATCGGCAAGATCCTGGGTCCGGCCCTGCCGGCGGACAAGGTCGCCACCGCCGTGGACCAACTGGTCGAAGCCTATCTGAACGCTCGCGCCGATGGCGAGCGTTTCCTCGACACCTATCGCCGCGTCGGCCTCGAGCCCTTCAAGGAGGCTGTCTATGCCCAAGCTGATTGAGCTCGCCGGGAACGAAGCTCGCTGGACCGAGGACGCCTTCATCTTCGTCACGGACGAGGACGCGATCCCCGAGAGCGGCGACGTGATCCTGTCGCTGGCCCGCTTTCAGGCCGAGGGCGACGCCCTGCTGGCCTCGAACAGCCGCCGCGTCGGCGTGCGGATCGAGCCTGACCAGGAGGTCGAGGTCCTGGCCTACGACCTGCCGCGCCTGGCGGTGGTGGCCCTGGCCTTTCCGAAGTTCCGTGACGGCCGCGCCTACACGTCCGCGCGGCTGCTGCGCGAGCGGTTCGGCTATCAAGGCCAGATCCGCGCCGTGGGCGATGTGCTGCAGGAGCAGGCGGGCTTCATGGTCCGGTGCGGCTTCGACGCGTTCGAGCCCGCCGATGGCGCGACGCCGGACGTGCTGACCAAGGCGGCCAATCGTTTCCGGCACGTCTATCAGCGCGCGGCCGACGATCGCCCGATCGCGCTGGACGAGAGGGCGGTCTAGTGGCCTACGACCAGACTAGCGCGACGGCTCCAGGCCTTGCCGCCCGGCTGGACACCGAGCTGCGCGAGGCTCATCCCAGCACGATCCTCCGCACGGCCCATGAGCACTTCGGCGACAAGCTGGCGCTGGTGTCGTCGTTCGGCGCGGAGTCGGCGGTGCTGCTGCATCTGGCGTCGCGCGTCTCTCCCGCCATCCCGGTGCTCTTTCTCGATACCGGCATGCTCTTTGGCCAGACACTGGACTACCGGAAAAACCTCGCCGCCCGGTTTGGCTTGACCGATGTCCGCGACCTGCGGCCGGCCTTCGCCGATCTGGCGACCCAGGATCCCAATTCCGACCTCTGGCGCACCAGCGTCGACGGCTGCTGCCACATCCGCAAGGTGCTGCCGCTGGATCGTGCGCTGGGCGGTTTCGACGCCTGGATCACCGGCCGCAAGCGCTTCCACGGCGGCGATCGCCTGAGCCTGCCGGTGGTCGAGGAGGCCGACGGCAAGATCAAGTTCAATCCGCTGGCCAACTGGTCCAAGGGCGAGCTCGACGCCTATGTCGCCGAGCATGACCTGCCGGCCCACCCTCTGGTGGCCCAAGGCTACGCCTCGATCGGCTGCTGGCCTTGCACCCAGCCGTCGGAAGACGGTCGCTCGGGCCGTTGGGCCGGGCAGGAAAAGACCGAGTGCGGCATCCATGTCGCCCGCGCGCCAGGCGTGGCGCCGAATGTCGGTGGGGATATCTAGGATCTAAATCCTCCCCCCAGCGGGGGAGGTGGTCGCGAAGCGACCGGAGGGGGAAGTCCTGCTGACCTTGCCTCTTCCCCCTCCGTCGTCTCTTCGAGCCGACACCTCCCCCGCTGGGGGGAGGATTTTCTGGTTCTACTCCCCAGGCCGGTACGTCCGCACCGCGTGCTTCTTGACGTCCTCGGGATAGAAATAGACGTCCCGCAGATTGCCGATCACATAGCGCTGGGCCTGGTCATTGAAGTGCGGCGAGGCGGGGTCACCGCTCTCGCCGCCCGCCGAGATGGCGCGGGCGCGAACCTTGTCGCCGAACTGCACGACCGCCACGAAGCTGTTGCCCAGCGTGCCGTAGTACTTCTTCGTGCCCGGCCAGCGCTTAGCCCCGAACGAGGCCAGAGAACCCCACTGGGCCGAGGTGAAGCCCACCGGAAGGCTGGGCTTGCTGTCATCGAAGGTCTGGACGATGGCGCCGTCATTGCGCTGGAAGCGGTTGATCTCGCCCCACGGTGTCTTCCACGATCCGAAGTCGGCGGTCAGGCGGTCGGAGGCCTCGGCCAGCGCCGCCAGCTTGTCGGCCGGTGAGAGCTTGTCGGCCATGTAGTCATAGGCGTTGAGGCCCTCGGCCTTGGCGGCCGGCGCGGCCTTGGCCCACATCGCCTCGCCCCAGAATACGGCCAGGGACGTCTCCGTCGAGCGCGTCGACCACTTGCGGTCCCAGGCGGCCAGGGCGGCGACTTGGGCGGCGACCTTGGCCTTGACCGGATCACTGTCAGGCGTCGCCGCATAGGCGGTCTCGAGCGTCGGGATCAGGCGCGAGAAGGCGGTCAGATAGGGATCGTAGGCCTTCTCGATCAGGCCGCCGAGCGTGAGGTTCTTGACGTCTTTCAGAACGAGTTCGGCGTGCAGCCCGCGCGGGTTTTCCCCGAACGTGTCCATGTACTTCGGGAAGTCCGCCCGCTTGGGGCTATAGGGGCCCGCCGCCGTGTAGGGCCAGTTGTTGGTGTTGAAGGTCCAGCCGTTCGGCGGGTTCAGCACATGGGGCGCGTCCTTCAGCGCATGCAGGCCCTTCCAGTCGGTCGCCGGATTCGAGCCGTCGACGGGCTTGGTGTAGTCGAAGCGATCGTCACGGACCGGGATGAACTGCGGGTGCAGATAGGCGATCTCGCCCTTGGCGCTGGCGAACAGGGTGTTGTTGGACGAGTTGGCCTTCAGTTCGGCCACCTTCATGAACGCGGCGTAGTCGGTCGCCTTGGTGCGCAGGAACGACTGCTGGAGCGCGGCGACCGGCTTGTTCATCAGCGCGATGCTGATCCACTTGCCGCCTTCCTCGCGCACGATGGGACCGCGATGGGTCTTGAAGACGGTGAACTTGCGTTCGGCCATCGCTCCGTCGGCGGCGCGATAGGGGACGGTGATGACCTCCGTCTTCAACGGCCGAAGCTGGTCGCCGTACTTGTAGAAGCGCTGGCCGTCCTTCTCGACGATCGTCTCGGCGAACTCGTCGACCACGTCGACGCCGCTGGAGGTGTGCATCCAGCCCGCCTTGGCGTTGAAGCCCTGATAGATGAAGAACTGACCCCACGTCGTGGCGCCGTAAGCGTTCAGGCCCTCGCTACTTGAGACCTGCATCTCCGAGCGGAAGAAGAAGCTGGTGTGCGGGTTGATCAGCAGCATCGCCTCGCCGTCCAGGGTCAGCTTCGGCGCGATGGCGATGCCGTTGGACCCTGTGGGTTCCTTGAACAGCAGGCCTTTCTCGTCGGCGGTCATGGCCAGCCGGCGCTTGCCGTAGAAGGCCTCCAACTGGGTCAGCGCCACGCGCTCGATGTCGCCGCCGATGCTGCCTTCCGAGAAGCTCAAGGCCATCCAGGGCTCGAAGCGCTGGATGACGCGCGGCTTCACGGTCGGGTGGGTGTCCAGATAGTAGTTGAGGCCGTCGGCCCAGGCGTTCATCAGCGCCTTCAGCCAGGCCGGGCTCTTGGCGTAGTCGGCCTTCAGCACGGCCGGATCGATGAACAGCTTTTGGCGCAGGTCGGCCCAGATGGCCTTCTCGCCTTCGGCCTCGGCGGTGCGGCCCAGCGAGGTCATGAAATTGGCCTCGACGCGGTTGAAGTCGTCCTCGGCCTGGGCGTAGGCCATGCCGAACACCGCATCGGCGTCGGTCTTGCCGTGGATATGGGCGATGCCCCAAGTGTCGCGGGTGATTTCCACCTTGGCCGCGCGGGCCTTCAGTCGAGACAGGTCTTCACTCGCCTGCGCCGAGCCTGCGCAAAGCACGGCGCAAAGCGCCAGGATGCTGACTGAGTAACGACGCATGACGACCCCCTAAGACCAGGCGCTCCCCGAACCGGTGGGGATCCAAGCCGAGTTCGGGCGTCAAGGCCAGCCTCTCTGGGCGGTCTGGGAGGCTATTGGGGCGGACAGCCTTTGAACTCGCCAACCTTGGAAACCGAAAGGCTGGAGAGATCGATACCGCGCAGCGCCTTCATCGAGCTGGCGCCGACGCCGCTGAAGAGGTCCAGCTTGAGACCCTTGATCGCGCCGCCGATGTCCGAGGCGTACCAGTAGCCGTCGTGCTTCTCGCCGTTCGGCATCGGGAGGCCCACGGTCTCCTTGATGAAGATGACGGTGCGACGGGGAATGACCTTCGGGTCGACGGCGACCGTACGCATGGCGGCGACCCTGCAGCCCAGCGAGTCGAACGCGCGGATGCCCTTGGCGCCGGCGTGGTACATCGTCGCCTTCATCTTCCACTCGACCGAGCCGGGCAGGGCGCCGCCGCTCAGAGCGGAGGTGATCAGGTCGCCGAGCGGATCGGAATGGGCGGCGGAGGCCGGCGCGGAGTCCGCCTCAGGGGCGGCTGCGGCGATGGCGGGAGCGGCGAACACGGAGATGACCGCGGTGGCCAAAATTCCGGCGAGCTTGCGTCGCATCGAGGGGATCCTCTTATCGGCGGTCTGTCGGGCGGGGTCTGGATAGTCCGATCACGGCTCCGTGACAACCCTGTGAGTCGATATCGCGATGGCGAGTCTCGCGCCGTGCGCGAAAAACCGGCATCGATTCAGGGATTTGAAACCGGGCCTTGGAGAGTCGATTTGTTCGTTCCCGGGCGTTTTGGAAAGGAACGACCATGGCGTTTCGGATCTATGGCGACTCGATTTCCGGCAACTGCCTGAAGGTGAAGTGGACGGCCGATCGGCTCAGCTTGGCCTATGACTGGATCGAGACGAACGTCCTGACCGCCGAGACGCGGACGACGGAGTTCCTGGCCTTGAACCCCGCCGGCCAGGTCCCGCTGGTCGTGTTCGCGGACGGCCGGCCGCTGGCGCAGTCGAACGCGATCATTTTTCATCTGGCGGAAGGCTCCGACCTGATCCCCAGCAGCGCCTTTGATCGGGCGAAGATGCTCGAATGGATGTTCTGGGAGCAGTACAGCCACGAGCCCTACATCGCGGTCGCGCGGTTCCAGATGCGTTATCTGGGCAAGCCGGCCGAGAGCCTGGAGCCACGCCTCGTCGAGCGCGGGGCTGCGGCTCTGGCGCGCCTCGAAACACAGCTGAAACAATCGCGGTTTCTGGTCGGCGACACGCTGACCCTGGCGGATGTCGCCCTGGTGGCCTACACCCGCGTCGCGCACGAGGGCGGGTTCGATCTGTCGCTCTATCCCGCCGTCTTGGCCTGGGTGAGCCGCGTCGAGGCCGATCTCGGCATAGAATAGTCTTCCGGAGCTGAATCCTTGCGTCTGTCGTCTAGCCTGAATGTTCTCGCCCTCGCCGCCGTGCTGGCGGCGCCGGCCACCTCGGCCCTCGCCTGGGGTGCGTCGGGCCACCGTGTGGTCGGCGTCGTCGCGGCCAGCAAGCTGCCGGCGGATGTTCCGGCGTTCCTGCGCACCCCGACCGCCATCGCCGCCATCGGCGAATATGCGCGGGAACCGGATCGCTGGAAGGGTTCGGGCAAGGTCCACGGCACGGATCGCGACTCCGCCCACTTCCTGGACCTCGACGATCAGGGACGCATGTACGGCGGTCCGATGTTCACCGTCGAGACCCTGCCGCCGACGCGCGCCGACTATGAGACCGCGCTGCGGGCTGTCGGGCAGGACAGTTGGAAGGCGGGCTATCTGCCTTACGCGATCATCGACGGCTATCAGCAGCTGGTGAAGGACTTCACCTACTGGCGTATCCTGACCGCGGTGTTGAAGATCGAAAAGGACGCCACCAAGCTCGCCTATTACAAGGCCGACCTGAAGCGTCGAGAGGCCCTGCTGCTCCGCGATCTGGGCGTCTGGGCGCACTATGTGGGCGACGCCAGTCAGCCGCTGCACCTGTCGGTGCACTACAATGGCTGGGGCGACTACCCCAATCCGAACGGCTACACCAACTCGCGCCAGATCCACTCGCAGTTCGAAGGTCCCCTGGCCAAGGCGGTCGGCGATCAAGCGTCTATCCAGGCGCTGGTGCCCGCCTACAAAGCTTGCGCGTGCTCGATCGAGACCCGCGTCGTCGGCTATCTGACCGAGACCTGGAAGCTGACCGAGCCGCTCTACCAGCTCGAGAAGCAGGGGGCGCTGGTCGCGACCGATCCACGCGGCAAGGCCTTTGTGCAGGCGCGCATCGCAGCCGGCGCCACGGCCCTGCGCGATCTGGTCGTCGACGCCTGGACCGAGAGCGCCAACGGCAAGATCGGCTATCGTCCCGAAATCAGCGTCGCGGATGTGGAGTCCGGCAAAGCCGATCCCTGGCTCGATCTCTACGGCAAGGACTGATCCAGGGATGCTGGCGTTCGGCGCGCCCATCGCGGGGCTGAACTACAAGGACCGTCCCGCAGCGTTCGGCGTGGCCGAGAACAGTCTGGGCCAGATCGCTCTGGCTCAGGTCTCCAAGCCGGGCAAGGCGCCGTACTTCGATCTCCCGGGCGGGGCGGTCGACGGCGACGAGACCGAGCCGCAAGCGGTGGTCCGCGAGTTCGGCGAAGAGACGGGTCTCGTCGTGGAAGCCGGCCCGCTGATCGAGCGCGTCTCGCAGGTCTTCCTGAAGTCTGACGGGCAGCCCGTCCGGAATTTCGGAGGAATCTACGTCGTGCGCGTCACGGGCTTGATCGAAAGCCTCAAGGTCGAGGACGATCACGCCCTGGTCTGGCTGGACCCGCGTGACGCCGTCGTCGCCCTTCGCCACGACGCCCATGCCTGGGCCGTCGCGGCGTGGATGCGACGAGGTTAGACGGGTTAGTTCGCGGCCAGGGCGATGTCGGCGCCGCTGCGGCGGGCCAGCTTCAGGTCCGCCGTCTGGCGCTCGGACAGAGCGTCTTGCAGATCCTCGTTGAACTCCATCAGGCAGGCCTTCGCCGACAGGCCGCGAAAGCCCTTGGCCTCGCAGGCGCGATTGGCGGCGATGTTGGCGCGCCGGGCGAACTCGCGCGCGCCGGCCGGGCTCGAAAGGTTCAGATCGCCGACCTTGACCCGG
Proteins encoded:
- a CDS encoding UrcA family protein, coding for MSKLVNRIAVAAALALAATPIIGLSAAHAGDRSQAPARVKVGDLNLSSPAGAREFARRANIAANRACEAKGFRGLSAKACLMEFNEDLQDALSERQTADLKLARRSGADIALAAN
- a CDS encoding nitrite/sulfite reductase; amino-acid sequence: MYQYDLIDKEFLADRSAEFRGQVARRLSGELTEDQFKPLRLMNGLYLQLHAYMLRVAIPYGSLNPTQARRLAEIARDYDKGYGHFTTRQNIQFNWIKLKDAPEILDKLAEVDLHAIQTSGNCIRNTTSDPYAGATAEEVDDPRVWCEVIRQWSTLHPEFSFLPRKFKIAITASAKDRTAAKVHDIGLLLRQGRDGQLGFEVIVGGGQGRTPYVGPTIKEFLPTDRLLSYLEAILRVYNRHGRRDNIYKARIKILVAALGAEEFARQVEEEWSKIDAARADLPASELARIRAAFATTPFETLPARSEAFETAKAKDAAFARFVRNNVRPHKQPGYAIVEISLKAQEQTPGDASADQLDVVADLAERYGFSDLRVTHAQNLVLPHIKLDDLPTVFAALQAASLATPNIDLVSDIIACPGLDYCALANARAIPIAQDIARQFADLDRAEKVGELKIKISGCINACGHHHVAHIGVLGVDKKGEEFYQLSLGGSGAEDASIGKILGPALPADKVATAVDQLVEAYLNARADGERFLDTYRRVGLEPFKEAVYAQAD
- a CDS encoding DUF934 domain-containing protein, whose product is MPKLIELAGNEARWTEDAFIFVTDEDAIPESGDVILSLARFQAEGDALLASNSRRVGVRIEPDQEVEVLAYDLPRLAVVALAFPKFRDGRAYTSARLLRERFGYQGQIRAVGDVLQEQAGFMVRCGFDAFEPADGATPDVLTKAANRFRHVYQRAADDRPIALDERAV
- a CDS encoding phosphoadenylyl-sulfate reductase, whose translation is MAYDQTSATAPGLAARLDTELREAHPSTILRTAHEHFGDKLALVSSFGAESAVLLHLASRVSPAIPVLFLDTGMLFGQTLDYRKNLAARFGLTDVRDLRPAFADLATQDPNSDLWRTSVDGCCHIRKVLPLDRALGGFDAWITGRKRFHGGDRLSLPVVEEADGKIKFNPLANWSKGELDAYVAEHDLPAHPLVAQGYASIGCWPCTQPSEDGRSGRWAGQEKTECGIHVARAPGVAPNVGGDI
- a CDS encoding S1/P1 Nuclease: MRLSSSLNVLALAAVLAAPATSALAWGASGHRVVGVVAASKLPADVPAFLRTPTAIAAIGEYAREPDRWKGSGKVHGTDRDSAHFLDLDDQGRMYGGPMFTVETLPPTRADYETALRAVGQDSWKAGYLPYAIIDGYQQLVKDFTYWRILTAVLKIEKDATKLAYYKADLKRREALLLRDLGVWAHYVGDASQPLHLSVHYNGWGDYPNPNGYTNSRQIHSQFEGPLAKAVGDQASIQALVPAYKACACSIETRVVGYLTETWKLTEPLYQLEKQGALVATDPRGKAFVQARIAAGATALRDLVVDAWTESANGKIGYRPEISVADVESGKADPWLDLYGKD
- a CDS encoding DUF2849 domain-containing protein, whose amino-acid sequence is MKAVVANRLIDGEVVFWKSGQWVERFGDAELFDSEAPVEQAVAVGKSQPTVVVDVYPIDLVQSEGRWAPLSYRERIRALGPTNEPTHGKQAEGGDVVEALRHAAGAARSTGRVDLIRRK
- the cobA gene encoding uroporphyrinogen-III C-methyltransferase; translation: MARQPERNRPPGLVVVGGKHAGRALGAVWLVGAGPGDPDLLTFRAFNALRAADVVVHDGLVSEEILDLAPSRARRINVAKRKSRHTLPQDDINQLLVALALEGLNVVRLKGGDPFLFGRGGEELAACREAGVDCHVVPGVTAALAASAGAGAPLTQRGSAQAVTFVTGHAAHGEPDLDWVALARPNQTVVVYMGVSTAALIAERLTAAGRAASTPALIVENASRQDERRILTTLSGLAEAAASVRGPALLMVGEAMAMADVQSPPPLTGEGDREAVEGGLAAKRAPSVSSPVGELTPPPLRWGGEFK
- a CDS encoding glutathione S-transferase family protein, yielding MAFRIYGDSISGNCLKVKWTADRLSLAYDWIETNVLTAETRTTEFLALNPAGQVPLVVFADGRPLAQSNAIIFHLAEGSDLIPSSAFDRAKMLEWMFWEQYSHEPYIAVARFQMRYLGKPAESLEPRLVERGAAALARLETQLKQSRFLVGDTLTLADVALVAYTRVAHEGGFDLSLYPAVLAWVSRVEADLGIE
- a CDS encoding acylase — protein: MRRYSVSILALCAVLCAGSAQASEDLSRLKARAAKVEITRDTWGIAHIHGKTDADAVFGMAYAQAEDDFNRVEANFMTSLGRTAEAEGEKAIWADLRQKLFIDPAVLKADYAKSPAWLKALMNAWADGLNYYLDTHPTVKPRVIQRFEPWMALSFSEGSIGGDIERVALTQLEAFYGKRRLAMTADEKGLLFKEPTGSNGIAIAPKLTLDGEAMLLINPHTSFFFRSEMQVSSSEGLNAYGATTWGQFFIYQGFNAKAGWMHTSSGVDVVDEFAETIVEKDGQRFYKYGDQLRPLKTEVITVPYRAADGAMAERKFTVFKTHRGPIVREEGGKWISIALMNKPVAALQQSFLRTKATDYAAFMKVAELKANSSNNTLFASAKGEIAYLHPQFIPVRDDRFDYTKPVDGSNPATDWKGLHALKDAPHVLNPPNGWTFNTNNWPYTAAGPYSPKRADFPKYMDTFGENPRGLHAELVLKDVKNLTLGGLIEKAYDPYLTAFSRLIPTLETAYAATPDSDPVKAKVAAQVAALAAWDRKWSTRSTETSLAVFWGEAMWAKAAPAAKAEGLNAYDYMADKLSPADKLAALAEASDRLTADFGSWKTPWGEINRFQRNDGAIVQTFDDSKPSLPVGFTSAQWGSLASFGAKRWPGTKKYYGTLGNSFVAVVQFGDKVRARAISAGGESGDPASPHFNDQAQRYVIGNLRDVYFYPEDVKKHAVRTYRPGE
- a CDS encoding 3D domain-containing protein, producing the protein MRRKLAGILATAVISVFAAPAIAAAAPEADSAPASAAHSDPLGDLITSALSGGALPGSVEWKMKATMYHAGAKGIRAFDSLGCRVAAMRTVAVDPKVIPRRTVIFIKETVGLPMPNGEKHDGYWYASDIGGAIKGLKLDLFSGVGASSMKALRGIDLSSLSVSKVGEFKGCPPQ
- a CDS encoding NUDIX hydrolase → MLAFGAPIAGLNYKDRPAAFGVAENSLGQIALAQVSKPGKAPYFDLPGGAVDGDETEPQAVVREFGEETGLVVEAGPLIERVSQVFLKSDGQPVRNFGGIYVVRVTGLIESLKVEDDHALVWLDPRDAVVALRHDAHAWAVAAWMRRG